The window GCCTGCGTTGGGCGTCGGCCGATCATGCAGGCATGCAAGCCCATGCCAGCACAGTCCGCTTTGACGGCCGCATCCTTTTTCTCAGCCAATCCGCCGATGTGATGCAACGGCAGATGGTCGACGCAGCGCTCACCCCGGGGGCGGCCGGTGCGCTGCGCGACGATGTCTCCACCGACGAGATCACGCCGCTGCCCATCCTCACCCACTACGACGCGCAGCTGGGCCGGTACCCGTACACGGGCTTCAGGGCCGGCGACAGCCTGCCCATCGTGGCCGATGCGGTGCGTCAGGGGGGCTTTCAGGTCACGGTGGCAGGCAAGCGTTATGGCAAGGGCTCCTCGCGCGAGCACAGCCCCGCCGCAGAAAAACTGGCGGGCATCCGCCTGGTGGTGGCCGAGAGCTTTGAGCGCATCTACCGCCAGAACGCCGACAACATCGGCCTGTTCACCTCCACCGACTTTGGCCTCATCGAGCGCATCCAGCGTGGCGAGGCCATCGCCATCGACGAACTGGTGGCGGGCCGCGATGCGCTGGCGGCCGCCATCCTGCGCAGTGGCGGGCTGCTGCGTTTTGGCCAGCGCTTCATGCAGGGCGTGGCGCCCGTGGCCGAGTCGGGGCAGGGCGGCGTTGCGCCGCGCACGCTGTTCGAGAAGATCATCGCCCGCCACGCATTGGCCACCGAACTGACCGCTGCGCATGCCGCGCCCGGCGACGGCGCCTTTGTGCAGGCCGACTGGCGCTTCATCCATGAGTACTACACCGGCATGGCCGCCCACATGCTGGGGGCGGAGTTCGGCACATCGCTGGCACTGAACGGGCCCGAGTCCATCGTGGTGTTCGAGGACCACACCTCCTACGTGCACGAAAGCGCGACCCACGTGCGGGCCGGCCTGGTGCCCAACGTGCTCGCCATGTGTGCAGCGCAGCGCGCTTTTGCCAGGCGCTTTGGCCTGCGCATGCACCGCACCCTCACCGAGGACGAGGCCCGCAGGGACGATGGCAGCAACGTCGCAGGCATCTCGCACGCGATGATGGCCGAGCACTACGCGCTGCCCGGCCAGGTGGTGGTGGGCACGGATTCGCACACCCCGCACAGCGGCGCGCTGGGCTGCGTGGCCTTTGGTGTGGGCACGACGGACATGGCCAATGCCTTTGTGACGGGCGCGGTGCGGCTCACGGTGCCCGAGCAACTGCGCATCGTGCTCGACGGTGCGGTGCCCGCCGGCGTGACGGCCAAGGACATCGTGCTGCACCTGCTGGCGCTGCCGGCCATCCGTGCGGGTGCCGGGTTGGGCAAGGTGTTCGAGTTCTGTGGCCCGGCCGTGGCGGCACTGTCCACCGACGAGCGTGCCACCCTGACCAACATGACGGCCGAGCTGGGTGGCTTTACCGGCATCGTGGCGCCCGATGCCGAAACGGTGCGCTTTCTGCGCGAGCGGCGTGGGGTGGATTTCACGATCGAGCCCTGGATGCACAGCGACGCCGGGGCCCGGTACGCGCAAACCATAACAGTGGACTGCACGGCGCTCACGCCCATGCTGGCGCGCCCCGGCGACCCGGGCAATGGCCTGCCGCTGGCCGATCTGGCCGGGCCCGTTACGGTGCACATCGCCTACGGGGGCTCGTGCACGGCGGGCAAGCGTGAGGACTTCGACCTGTACCACGGCGTGCTGCAGTGGGCCGCGCAGCGCGGCCTGCGCGTGGCGCCACATGTGCAGCTGTTTTTGCAGTTCGGCACCACGGCCGTGCGCGACTACTGTGTGGCGCGCGGTTACATGCCGGTGTTCGAGCAGGTCGGCGCGCGCATGCTGCAGCCGTCGTGTGGGGCCTGCGGCAACTGCGGGCCAGGCTCGTCCACCACCGCCGACCAGGTCACGGTGAGCGCCATCAACCGCAATTTTCCGGGCCGGGGCGGCCCGGGCCCCGTCTGGCTGGCCAGCCCGCCCACGGTGGTGGCCAGCGCAATTGCGGGCGAACTGCTGTCCTTTGCGGACCTCAAGGCACGGCACCCCTGAACAAACACAACGACAGGAGACAAACGATGAATTCCTCAAACCTGGCATGCATGGGCCGGCGATGCCTGTTGCTGGCTGCCTTGGTCGCAGGTGGCCTGGCCCACGCGCAGGGCGACAAGCCGGTGCGTGTGATCGTTCCGCTCACCACGGGCTCGACCGTGGACACGCTGGCCCGCGCGCTGTCACCACCGCTGGCGCGTGCGCTGGGCCAGCCGGTGGTGGTGGAGAACATTGCAGGTGCGGGCGGCGTCTCGGGGACGGCCCAGCTGGTGCGCGCGCCCAAGGACGGGCAGACCCTGGCGCTGGTCTCGTCCAACCACGTGATCAACCCGGCCATCTACAAAAGCATGCCCTTCGACACGCTCAAGGACATCACGCCCATCACCGTGGTCGGCACGGTGCCGCTGGTGCTGGTGGCCACCAATGCGCTGCCGGTCAAAAGCCTCAAGGACCTGGTGGCCTATGCCAAAGCCAATCCCGGCAAGGTGGACTACGGCTCGGCTGGCAATGGCAGCGTGCTGCACCTGGCGGCCGAGCTGCTCAAGAGCGAGGGCGGCATCTTCCTCACCCACATCCCCTACAAGGGCACGGGCCCGCTGACCACTGACCTTATTGGCGGGCAGATCCACCTGGCTTTTCTGTCGGTGACGGCCGCCGCACCCCACGTGAAGGCCGGGCGGCTGAAGGCGCTGGGCGTGTCCACCACCCAGCGCTCGCAGGTGCTGCCCGAGGTGCCCACCCTGGCCGAGGCAGGGCTGCCGGGCTACAGCTTCGATGCATGGATCGCGTTGATCGGCCCGGCCGGCCTGCCCAAGGCCCAGGTGCAAAAGCTCTACCAGGACGTGAAGGCCACGCTGGCGCAGAAGGAGGTGCAGGACATCATGGCCGCGCAAGGCATCGCTCCGGTGGGCTCCCCGCCGGAGAGCGCCGAGCCCTTCTTCAAGGCTGAGCTGGCCAAACACGCCGACCTGGTGCGCCGGTCCGGCGCTGTGAAAGACTGATCCACCGTGCACCGCATCGCCTTCCTGCCCGGCGAGGGCATCGGTCCCGAGGTGCTGGCGCAGGCCCGGCGTGTGCTGGAGGCCCTGCGCGGGCCGGATTTTGACTTTGACGCCGTGGAAGCCCCTGTGGGCGCGGTGGCCTGCGATGCCCACGGCCATCCCTTGCCGCCCCACACGCTGGCAGCAGCCTGCGCGGCCGATGCCGTGCTGTTTGGCGCCGTGGGCGACCCGCGCCACGACCATCTGCCGCGCGCGCTGCGGCCCGAGCAGGCCATCCTGGGGCTGCGGCGCGGCATGGGCCTGTATGCCAGTCTGCGCCATATCCAGATCGACGCCACGGTTGCGATGCTGTCGCCGCTCAAGACGCAGCGGGTGCAAGGCGTGGATGTGCTCATCGTGCGCGAACTGGACGGCGACGTGTACACGGCCCTGCCCAAGGGCCAGCGGGTTGCGGCCACCGGCCCCTTTGCGGGCGATGCCGAGGGTTTTGACTCCATGCGCTATGCGGCGGGCGAGGTGCGGCGCGTGGCGCATGTGGCCTTTGGTGCGGCACGCGCCCGGCGCGGGCAACTGGCCAGCGTGGACAAGGCCAATGTGCTGGAAACCTCGCGCCTGTGGCGTGAGGTCGTGACCGAAGTGGGTCGCGCGCACTACCCGGATGTGCAGCTGCGCCACCTGTACGCCGACAACGCCGCCATGGCCCTGGTGGCCAGCCCCCAGGATTTTGATGTGGTGCTGGCGGGCAACCTGTTTGGCGACATCCTCAGCGACCTGGCCTCGGTGCTTACTGGCTCCATCGGCCTGCCCGCGTCTGCGCTGCTGGGGGATGGTGAGCCGGGTCGCACCCGGGGGCTCTTCGAGGCGGGGCATGGCACGGCGCTGGACATCGCGGGTACAGACCGCGCCAACCCCATCGGCTGCATCCGTGCGGCTGCCCTGCTGCTGCGGCATGCCTTGGTGCGGCCAGACCTGGCAGACCGGGTGGAGCAGGCCGTTCGCCGGGCGCTCGCCAGCGGGTGGCGCACGGCCGACATTGCAGATGCTGCAACACCAGAAAACCTGCGCGTTGGCACCCGCGCCATGGGCTCTGCCGTACTGCAGCACCTGCGCGAGGGCGCCGAGGTGCCGGGCACCTCCCTGTCATTGCTCTGAGCCTCGTTCGCAGCCCGGCAAGGTCCACGCGGGCGTTCAGGGCTGCGTATCGGGCGCGGGTGTGGTGGGCATCCCTTGCTCCTCTGCCGCCCTTACCTGCACCTCCATGGCCCGCTGGTAGGCAGGCCGTGACTGCAGCCGCTGCCAATAGGCCTGGGTGGCCGGCCCAAACTGCGTGTTCAACCCCAGGTGCTGCGCGAGCAGCAGTGCATACCCGACAGCCACGTCTGCGGCCGTGAATCGGCCTGCGCACAGGTATTCGCTGTGCGCCACCGTCGCTTCCACGGCCCGCAGCCGTGCCAGAAACCAGCGGCTGTAGTCCTCCACCACCTGCGGTTGCTTGCGCTCTGCCGGTTCAAACCGCCCATAGCGCAGCACCAGCGTCTGCGGAAAGGTCAGCGTGGCATCGCTCATGTGCAGCCAGTTCAGGTACGCGCCATACGCCGGGTGTGTGGGCGCCACATCCAGCCCCGCGTCGGGGTGCGTGGCGGCGAGGTATTGGCACATCGCCGCCGATTCGGTCATGCGCACCTCGTTCGGCGCGGCGCCCTGCACCAGCAGCGGCACCGTGCCCAGCGGGTTCTCATCCAGAAACCACCGCGCCTGGGCACGCGGTGGGAAGGGCAGCATGTGGAGCTGGTAAGGCAGCTGCAGCTCTTCGAGCATCCACAGAGGGCGGAAGGAACGGGCGCTGACGCAGTGGTGCAGATGGAGCATGGGGAGGGTTTGAACGGTTGGGGGCTGCCCCGCAGCTTAGCCGGTAGCAAGGTGCTGCCCAGACGGCGCGTCACCCGGCGGGTGGTCTGCGTGCAGCTCATCGGGGCAATAGTGGATTTCAATGGTCGAGTGGACGATTTCCTCGTGCACCGACAAGCGTTCGCGTACCCCTGCCGGTGTGAGCTGGTGATCGTGGGTGACCACAGTCATCGCGCATGAATACACCTGCTTGCCCACCCGCCAGACATGCAGGTCGGTGATCTTTGTGTCGCCCGCATCCGGCGTGGTTTCCACCACCTCGCGAATCTCGTCGACCACTGGGTGGTCCATCTCGCGGTCCAGCAGCACCTTGCCTGTATCGGTGATGAGGCCCTTGGCCCAGACCGCGACCAGCACCGCGCCGACGACACCCATCAGGGGGTCAAGCCACGACCAGCCGAAGATCCAGCCACCCACAAGGGCTGCGATTGCCAGCACCGATGTCGCGGCGTCGGCGATCACATGCAGATAGGCCGACTTGAGGTTGAGGTCGTGGTGGTGGCCACCGTGGCTGTGTCCATGGTCGTGCCCGTGGTGGTCATGTGCATGCCCGTGTTGGTGGCCGTGCCCATGGTGATGCGCCTTGCCCAGAATCAGTGCGCAGACCACGTTGACCACCAGCCCGAGAAGGGCGATCACGATGGCCTCCTTGTACCGGATCGGCTGCGGCGAGACGATGCGCTCCACCGAACCGACCAGCATCATGGCTGCCACGCCCAGCAGGAAAATGGCGCTGGCAAAGCCGCTCAGGATCTCGATCTTCCAGGTGCCAAAGGCAAAGCGCGGATCTCGCGCGTATCGCCGGGCGGTCCCATAAGCCACGGCCGACAGGCCAATCGCCACTGCGTGGGAGCTCATGTGCCAGCCGTCTGCCAGCAGCGCCATCGAGTTGAACCACCATCCGGCGGCTATCTCGATCACCATGGTGACGGCGGTGATCCACATCACCACGCGCGTGCTGCGTTCAGCGGCGT of the Acidovorax sp. 107 genome contains:
- a CDS encoding aconitase family protein, whose protein sequence is MQAHASTVRFDGRILFLSQSADVMQRQMVDAALTPGAAGALRDDVSTDEITPLPILTHYDAQLGRYPYTGFRAGDSLPIVADAVRQGGFQVTVAGKRYGKGSSREHSPAAEKLAGIRLVVAESFERIYRQNADNIGLFTSTDFGLIERIQRGEAIAIDELVAGRDALAAAILRSGGLLRFGQRFMQGVAPVAESGQGGVAPRTLFEKIIARHALATELTAAHAAPGDGAFVQADWRFIHEYYTGMAAHMLGAEFGTSLALNGPESIVVFEDHTSYVHESATHVRAGLVPNVLAMCAAQRAFARRFGLRMHRTLTEDEARRDDGSNVAGISHAMMAEHYALPGQVVVGTDSHTPHSGALGCVAFGVGTTDMANAFVTGAVRLTVPEQLRIVLDGAVPAGVTAKDIVLHLLALPAIRAGAGLGKVFEFCGPAVAALSTDERATLTNMTAELGGFTGIVAPDAETVRFLRERRGVDFTIEPWMHSDAGARYAQTITVDCTALTPMLARPGDPGNGLPLADLAGPVTVHIAYGGSCTAGKREDFDLYHGVLQWAAQRGLRVAPHVQLFLQFGTTAVRDYCVARGYMPVFEQVGARMLQPSCGACGNCGPGSSTTADQVTVSAINRNFPGRGGPGPVWLASPPTVVASAIAGELLSFADLKARHP
- a CDS encoding tripartite tricarboxylate transporter substrate binding protein translates to MNSSNLACMGRRCLLLAALVAGGLAHAQGDKPVRVIVPLTTGSTVDTLARALSPPLARALGQPVVVENIAGAGGVSGTAQLVRAPKDGQTLALVSSNHVINPAIYKSMPFDTLKDITPITVVGTVPLVLVATNALPVKSLKDLVAYAKANPGKVDYGSAGNGSVLHLAAELLKSEGGIFLTHIPYKGTGPLTTDLIGGQIHLAFLSVTAAAPHVKAGRLKALGVSTTQRSQVLPEVPTLAEAGLPGYSFDAWIALIGPAGLPKAQVQKLYQDVKATLAQKEVQDIMAAQGIAPVGSPPESAEPFFKAELAKHADLVRRSGAVKD
- the leuB gene encoding 3-isopropylmalate dehydrogenase encodes the protein MHRIAFLPGEGIGPEVLAQARRVLEALRGPDFDFDAVEAPVGAVACDAHGHPLPPHTLAAACAADAVLFGAVGDPRHDHLPRALRPEQAILGLRRGMGLYASLRHIQIDATVAMLSPLKTQRVQGVDVLIVRELDGDVYTALPKGQRVAATGPFAGDAEGFDSMRYAAGEVRRVAHVAFGAARARRGQLASVDKANVLETSRLWREVVTEVGRAHYPDVQLRHLYADNAAMALVASPQDFDVVLAGNLFGDILSDLASVLTGSIGLPASALLGDGEPGRTRGLFEAGHGTALDIAGTDRANPIGCIRAAALLLRHALVRPDLADRVEQAVRRALASGWRTADIADAATPENLRVGTRAMGSAVLQHLREGAEVPGTSLSLL
- a CDS encoding glutathione S-transferase family protein, encoding MLHLHHCVSARSFRPLWMLEELQLPYQLHMLPFPPRAQARWFLDENPLGTVPLLVQGAAPNEVRMTESAAMCQYLAATHPDAGLDVAPTHPAYGAYLNWLHMSDATLTFPQTLVLRYGRFEPAERKQPQVVEDYSRWFLARLRAVEATVAHSEYLCAGRFTAADVAVGYALLLAQHLGLNTQFGPATQAYWQRLQSRPAYQRAMEVQVRAAEEQGMPTTPAPDTQP
- the dmeF gene encoding CDF family Co(II)/Ni(II) efflux transporter DmeF, translating into MHTENLSRWVHDHVFDTGNDAAERSTRVVMWITAVTMVIEIAAGWWFNSMALLADGWHMSSHAVAIGLSAVAYGTARRYARDPRFAFGTWKIEILSGFASAIFLLGVAAMMLVGSVERIVSPQPIRYKEAIVIALLGLVVNVVCALILGKAHHHGHGHQHGHAHDHHGHDHGHSHGGHHHDLNLKSAYLHVIADAATSVLAIAALVGGWIFGWSWLDPLMGVVGAVLVAVWAKGLITDTGKVLLDREMDHPVVDEIREVVETTPDAGDTKITDLHVWRVGKQVYSCAMTVVTHDHQLTPAGVRERLSVHEEIVHSTIEIHYCPDELHADHPPGDAPSGQHLATG